The Hirundo rustica isolate bHirRus1 chromosome 29, bHirRus1.pri.v3, whole genome shotgun sequence genome window below encodes:
- the CTXND2 gene encoding cortexin domain containing 2: protein METPTVLPALDVDKAVATAFVVLLGLFLLAMTVRCARLVVDPYSAIPTSTWEEEPIN from the coding sequence ATGGAGACCCCCACGGTGCTGCCCGCCCTGGACGTGGACAAAGCCGTGGCCACGGCCTtcgtggtgctgctggggctcttCCTCCTCGCCATGACCGTGCGCTGCGCCCGGCTGGTGGTGGATCCCTACAGCGCCATCCCCACCTCCACCTGGGAGGAGGAACCCATCAACTGA
- the SETDB1 gene encoding histone-lysine N-methyltransferase SETDB1 isoform X1, with protein sequence MDSPDIKELQQEVEELGISMEELQEIIDKEVENSEWVRQRKQQLEELEQCMRHKEEEVAHVDQLIDDAMRAINKCETLAKELYSMMGLQYRESSSEDEAPAAAEVIEIADEEDDDVMSVDSGWKHIAGSSSPRISRDQSLLREAMAAMRKSARDVAKFMDAVNKKTNLQEAQKDAQPPQEPPGTAQPVTVPATPGNDLNTDGDLKVGMRILGKKRTKTWHKGTLIAIQTVGAGKKYKVKFDNKGKSLLSGNHIAYDYHPSAERHHVGRRVVARYKDGNQMWLYAGIVAETPNVKNKDRFLIFFDDGYASYVKEWELYPVCRPLKKAWEDIEDVSCRDFIEEYITAYPNRPMVLLKSGQLIKTEWEGTWWKSRVEEVDGSLVKILFLEALPMGTVNVSFFPQEDKRCEWIYRGSTRLEPMFSMKTSTASTQEKKQSGQTRTRPNVGAVRSKGPVVQYTQDLAGAGPQYKALEQPPAARPASPQPVEMECSDTQLAQGRKQVAKKSTSFRPGSVGSGHSSPSSPVLGDTPAAGRALPAPQHRLPSSVPASQPFHGMMDRVPNEPSYRAPLEKLFYLPHVCSYTCLSRVRPLRSDQYRSRNPLLIPLLYDFRRMTARRRVNRKMGFHVLYKTPCGLCLRSMHEIERYLFETDCDFLFLEMFCLDPYVLVDRKFQPYKPYYYIADITKGKEDVPLSCVNEIDNTPPPQVAYSKERIPGKGVYINTSWEFLVGCDCKDGCRDKSRCACQQLTIQASGCTLGGQINPNSGYQHKRLEECLPTGVYECNKRCKCNVNMCTNRLVQHGLQVRLQLFKTQNKGWGIRCLDDIAKGSFVCIYAGKILTDDFADKEGLEMGDEYFANLDHIESVENFKEGYESDAKCSSDNSGVDLKDDDDNENTGTEELEESNEDSSDDNFCKDESFSTSSVLRSYATRRQTRGQRDHGHSETASKDSGLARPPGHEEPAAAPPCKLPVSEETSKHKVASWLSSNSMAEGFQDSDGAPCFRAGGEGGEGKAVKMEMAAEREKGCAGALGDLNGEAKAAKKEEPDEATKMPGLSSLGRRYGYNPCPPKLDGIRRPVGGTVLLQSRRRSLALPPPLEDVLTLSSSTDTDEEQRAGQPTGQQDSDDIQTISSGSEEEEGEDKKNQSSGSGPVKRQVAVKSTRGFALKSTHGIAIKSTPLAAADKGESAGPVRRSTRQFYDGEENCYIIDAKLEGNLGRYLNHSCTPNLFVQNVFVDTHDLRFPWVAFFASKRIRAGTELTWDYNYEVGSVEGKELLCCCGAIDCRGRLL encoded by the exons ATGGATTCCCCGGACAtcaaagagctgcagcaggaggtggaggagctgggaatctCCATGGAGGAGCTCCAGGAAATCATCGACAAAGAAGTGGAGAATTCCGAGTGGGTGAGGCAGcgcaagcagcagctggaggagctggagcagtgcaTGCGGcacaaggaggaggaggtggcccACGTTGACCAGCTCATCGACGATGCCATGAG GGCCATCAACAAGTGCGAGACGCTGGCCAAGGAGCTGTATTCCATGATGGGCCTGCAGTACCGGGAGAGCAGCTCCGAGGACGAGGCGCCGGCAGCCGCCGAAGTGATCGAGATCGCGGACGAGGAGGACGACGACGTCATGAGCGTGGACTCGGGCTGGAAGCACA TCGCAGGCAGCAGCAGTCCCAGAATCTCCAGGGATCAGAGTCTG CTGCGGGAAGCGATGGCTGCCATGAGGAAATCTGCCCGGGACGTTGCGAAATTCATGGATGCTGTGAACAAGAAAACGAACTTGCAAGAAGCACAGAAAG ATGCACAACCCCCTCAGGAacctcctggcactgcccagcccgTCACTGTCCCTGCAACCCCTGGCAATGATCTCAACACTGATGGGGACCTCAAAGTGGGCATgaggattttggggaaaaaaaggaccaAGACGTGGCACAAGGGGACATTGATTGCCATCCAGACGGTCG GTGCTGGCAAGAAGTACAAAGTGAAATTCGACAATAAAGGGAAGAGTTTGCTCTCGGGCAACCACATTGCCTACGATTACCACCCGTCCGCCGAGAGGCACCACGTGGGCAGGAGGGTGGTGGCCAGGTACAAGGATGGCAATCAGATGTGGCTCTATGCTGGCATCGTGGCCGAGACCCCCAACGTCAAGAATAAAGACAG GTTCCTGATCTTCTTCGACGACGGCTACGCCTCGTACGTGAAGGAGTGGGAGCTGTACCCGGTCTGCCGGCCAC TGAAAAAAGCCTGGGAAGACATTGAGGATGTTTCCTGCCGGGATTTCATCGAGGAATACATCACTGCCTACCCCAACCGGCCCATGGTACTGCTGAAGAGTGGGCAGCTGATCAAAAcggagtgggaagggacctggTGGAAATCCAGAGTGGAAGAAGTGGATGGAAGTCTGgtgaaaatccttttcctg GAAGCTCTTCCCATGGGAACTGTGAACGTTTCCTTCTTCCCACAAGAGGACAAACGTTGTGAGTGGATTTACCGAGGTTCCACACGCCTCGAGCCCATGTTCAGCATGAAAACTTCCACAGCTTCCACtcaggaaaagaagcagagcGGTCAAACCAGGACTCGTCCCAACGTTG GTGCTGTGAGGAGCAAGGGCCCTGTGGTCCAGTACACCCAGGATTTAGCAGGAGCTGGTCCCCAGTAcaaggctctggagcagcctcCGGCCGCGCGTCCCGCGTCTCCTCAGCCTGTGGAGATGGA gTGCTCCGACACCCAGCTGGCCCAGGGCAGAAAGCAGGTGGCCAAGAAAAGCACTTCCTTCCGTCCTGGCTCCGTGGGCTCCGGACACTCGTCCCCGTCCTCCCCTGTCCTCGGGGACACCCCGGCAGCCGGGAGAGCCCTTCCAGCCCCGCAGCACCg cctccccagcaGCGTCCCAGCCTCCCAGCCCTTCCATGGCATGATGGACCGCGTTCCCAACGAGCCGTCCTACCGAGCCCCTCTGGAGAAGCTCTTCTACCTGCCGCACGTGTGCAGCTACACCTGCCTGTCCCGCGTCCGCCCCTTGCGCAGCGACCAGTACCGCAGCCGCAACCCGCTGCTCATCCCGCTGCTCTACGACTTCCGCCGCATGACGGCGCGGCGCCGCGTCAACCGCAAGATGGGCTTCCACGTGCTCTACAAGACGCCCTGCGGGCTCTGCCTGCGCTCCATGCACGAGATCGAGCGCTACCTCTTCGAGACGGACTGCGACTTCCTGTTCCTGGAGATGTTCTGCCTGGACCCCTACGTGCTGGTGGATCGCAAGTTCCAGCCCTACAAGCCTTACTACTACATCGCCGACATCACCAAGGGCAAGGAGGACGTGCCGCTGTCGTGCGTCAACGAGATCGACAACACGCCGCCGCCGCAGGTGGCCTACAGCAAGGAGAGGATCCCCGGGAAAGGGGTGTACATCAACACCAGCTGGGAATTCCTCGTGGGCTGCGACTGCAAGGACGGCTGCAGAGACAA ATCCAGGTGTGCCTGTCAGCAGCTGACCATCCAGGCCAGCGGCTGCACCCTTGGAGGGCAAATCAACCCCAACTCAGGCTACCAGCACAAGCGGCTGGAGGAATGTCTCCCAACGGG CGTTTACGAGTGCAACAAGAGGTGCAAGTGCAACGTCAACATGTGCACCAACCGCCTGGTGCAGCACGGCCTCCAGGTGCGGCTGCAGCTCTTCAAGACCCAGAACAAAGGCTGGGGCATTCGCTGCCTCGACGACATCGCCAAGGGCTCCTTTGTCTGCATCTACGCAG GGAAAATCCTCACGGACGACTTTGCTGACAAAGAAGGCCTGGAGATGGGTGACGAGTACTTCGCCAACCTGGACCACATCGAGAGCGTGGAGAACTTCAAGGAGGGCTACGAGAGCGACGCCAAGTGCTCCTCGGACAACAGCGGCGTGGACCTCAAGGACGACGACGACAACGAGAACACGGGCAcggaggagctggaggaatcCAACGAGGACAGCTCGGACGACAACTTCTGCAAGGACGAGAGCTTCAGCACCAGCTCGGTGCTGCGCAGCTACGCCACGCGCCGGCAGACGCGCGGCCAGCGCGACCACGGCCACTCGGAGACGGCCTCCAAGGACTCGGGGCTGGCGCGGCCCCCGGGCCACGAGGagcccgccgccgcgccgccctgCAAGCTGCCCGTGTCCGAGGAGACCTCCAAGCACAAGGTGGCCTCGTGGCTGAGCTCCAACAGCATGGCTGAGGGCTTCCAGGACAGCGACGGCGCCCCGTGCTTCAGGGcgggaggagaagggggagaaggcAAAGCTGTGAAAATGGAGATGGCCGCGGAGAGGGAGAAGGGCTGCGCTGGCGCGCTGGGAGATCTCAACGGAGAGGCAAAGGCGGCCAAGAAGGAG GAACCTGACGAAGCAACCAAAATGCCCGG gctgagcagcctgggaaggaggTACGGCTACAACCCCTGTCCCCCCAAGCTGGATGGGATCCGCAGGCCCGTGGGTGGCacggtgctgctgcagagccgcCGCCGGTCGCTGGCCCTGCCGCCCCCCTTGGAG gatgtGCTGACGCTGTCGAGCAGCACCGACACCGACgaggagcagagggcagggcaGCCCACGGGGCAGCAGGACAGCGACGACATCCAGACCATTTCCTCGGGATccgaggaggaggaaggggaggacaAGAAAAATCAGTCATCTGGGTCAG GGCCCGTGAAGAGACAGGTGGCGGTGAAATCCACGCGAGGCTTCGCCCTCAAGTCCACCCACGGCATCGCCATCAAGTCCACGCCGCTGGCGGCGGCCGACAAGGGCGAGAGCGCGGGGCCGGTGCGCCGCAGCACGCGGCAGTTCTACGACGGCGAGGAGAACTGCTACATCATCGACGCCAAGCTCGAGGGCAACCTGGGCCGCTACCTCAAC CACAGCTGCACCCCGAATCTCTTTGTGCAGAATGTCTTCGTGGACACCCATGACCTTCGCTTCCCCTGGGTCGCTTTCTTCGCCAGCAA gcGGATCCGAGCCGGCACGGAGCTGACCTGGGATTACAACTACGAGGTCGGCAGCGTGGAGggcaaggagctgctgtgctgctgcggGGCCATCGACTGCCGGGGCCGGCTGCTCTGA
- the SETDB1 gene encoding histone-lysine N-methyltransferase SETDB1 isoform X2, translating to MDSPDIKELQQEVEELGISMEELQEIIDKEVENSEWVRQRKQQLEELEQCMRHKEEEVAHVDQLIDDAMRAINKCETLAKELYSMMGLQYRESSSEDEAPAAAEVIEIADEEDDDVMSVDSGWKHIAGSSSPRISRDQSLLREAMAAMRKSARDVAKFMDAVNKKTNLQEAQKDAQPPQEPPGTAQPVTVPATPGNDLNTDGDLKVGMRILGKKRTKTWHKGTLIAIQTVGAGKKYKVKFDNKGKSLLSGNHIAYDYHPSAERHHVGRRVVARYKDGNQMWLYAGIVAETPNVKNKDRFLIFFDDGYASYVKEWELYPVCRPLKKAWEDIEDVSCRDFIEEYITAYPNRPMVLLKSGQLIKTEWEGTWWKSRVEEVDGSLVKILFLEALPMGTVNVSFFPQEDKRCEWIYRGSTRLEPMFSMKTSTASTQEKKQSGQTRTRPNVGAVRSKGPVVQYTQDLAGAGPQYKALEQPPAARPASPQPVEMERWPPAALCPSTWTDLLADLAGNSGSAVGPGGHGAIHGQASARGPRGTLPELQAEGGLEEGGTRLGDEGSVLEDTWECAR from the exons ATGGATTCCCCGGACAtcaaagagctgcagcaggaggtggaggagctgggaatctCCATGGAGGAGCTCCAGGAAATCATCGACAAAGAAGTGGAGAATTCCGAGTGGGTGAGGCAGcgcaagcagcagctggaggagctggagcagtgcaTGCGGcacaaggaggaggaggtggcccACGTTGACCAGCTCATCGACGATGCCATGAG GGCCATCAACAAGTGCGAGACGCTGGCCAAGGAGCTGTATTCCATGATGGGCCTGCAGTACCGGGAGAGCAGCTCCGAGGACGAGGCGCCGGCAGCCGCCGAAGTGATCGAGATCGCGGACGAGGAGGACGACGACGTCATGAGCGTGGACTCGGGCTGGAAGCACA TCGCAGGCAGCAGCAGTCCCAGAATCTCCAGGGATCAGAGTCTG CTGCGGGAAGCGATGGCTGCCATGAGGAAATCTGCCCGGGACGTTGCGAAATTCATGGATGCTGTGAACAAGAAAACGAACTTGCAAGAAGCACAGAAAG ATGCACAACCCCCTCAGGAacctcctggcactgcccagcccgTCACTGTCCCTGCAACCCCTGGCAATGATCTCAACACTGATGGGGACCTCAAAGTGGGCATgaggattttggggaaaaaaaggaccaAGACGTGGCACAAGGGGACATTGATTGCCATCCAGACGGTCG GTGCTGGCAAGAAGTACAAAGTGAAATTCGACAATAAAGGGAAGAGTTTGCTCTCGGGCAACCACATTGCCTACGATTACCACCCGTCCGCCGAGAGGCACCACGTGGGCAGGAGGGTGGTGGCCAGGTACAAGGATGGCAATCAGATGTGGCTCTATGCTGGCATCGTGGCCGAGACCCCCAACGTCAAGAATAAAGACAG GTTCCTGATCTTCTTCGACGACGGCTACGCCTCGTACGTGAAGGAGTGGGAGCTGTACCCGGTCTGCCGGCCAC TGAAAAAAGCCTGGGAAGACATTGAGGATGTTTCCTGCCGGGATTTCATCGAGGAATACATCACTGCCTACCCCAACCGGCCCATGGTACTGCTGAAGAGTGGGCAGCTGATCAAAAcggagtgggaagggacctggTGGAAATCCAGAGTGGAAGAAGTGGATGGAAGTCTGgtgaaaatccttttcctg GAAGCTCTTCCCATGGGAACTGTGAACGTTTCCTTCTTCCCACAAGAGGACAAACGTTGTGAGTGGATTTACCGAGGTTCCACACGCCTCGAGCCCATGTTCAGCATGAAAACTTCCACAGCTTCCACtcaggaaaagaagcagagcGGTCAAACCAGGACTCGTCCCAACGTTG GTGCTGTGAGGAGCAAGGGCCCTGTGGTCCAGTACACCCAGGATTTAGCAGGAGCTGGTCCCCAGTAcaaggctctggagcagcctcCGGCCGCGCGTCCCGCGTCTCCTCAGCCTGTGGAGATGGA GCGCTGGCCCCCGGCTGCCTTGTGTCCCTCCACTTGGACTGACCTGCTCGCTGACCTCGCTGGGAATTCGGGATCAGCGGTCGGTCCTGGTGGGCACGGAGCAATCCACGGCCAAGCCTCTGCCAGGGGCCCAAGGGGGACACTCCCGGAGCTGCAGGCTGAAGGAGGCCTGGAGGAAGGAGGAACTCGGCTTGGTGATGAAGGGAGCGTGTTGGAGGACACCTGGGAATGTGCTCGCTGA
- the CERS2 gene encoding ceramide synthase 2 translates to MFQTLYSYFWWERLWLPANLTWADLEDRDGRVYAKASDLYITLPLAFLFLIVRHLFETYVATPLAGLLNVKEKVRLKATPNAVLEKFYAATSKHPKQADVEMLSKKSGCTVRQVERWFRRRRNQDRPSLLKKFREASWRFTFYLIAFIAGMAVIVDKPWFYDLREVWKGYPIQSMLPSQYWYYMIELSFYWSLLFSIASDVKRKDFKEQIIHHVATIILISFSWFANYIRAGTLIMALHDSSDYLLESAKMFNYAGWRNTCNNIFIVFAAVFIVTRLVILPFWIMHCTVFYPLDLYPAFFGYYFFNFMMMVLQSLHIFWAYLIIRMAQKFITGKVVEDERSDREETDNSEEEEEAAKNGPLSNGHPVLNNNHRKTD, encoded by the exons ATGTTTCAGACCTTGTACAGCTATTTCTGGTGGGAACGGCTCTGGCTCCCGGCAAACCTCACCTGGGCTGACCTGGAGGACCGGGATGGGCGAGTCTACGCCAAAGCCTCCGACCTGTACATCACCCTCCCCTTggccttcctcttcctcattgTCCGGCACCTCTTTGAGAC GTACGTGGCCACCCCCCTGGCCGGGCTCCTCAATGTCAAGGAGAAGGTCCGGTTAAAAGCCACCCCCAATGCGGTGCTGGAGAAGTTTTATGCTGCCACCAGCAAACACCCCAAGCAG gccGACGTGGAGATGCTCTCCAAGAAGAGCGGCTGCACCGTGCGCCAGGTCGAGCGCTGGTTCCGCCGCCGCCGCAACCAGGACCGGCCCAGCCTGCTGAAAAAATTCCGGGAGGCCAG TTGGAGATTCACCTTTTACCTTATTGCTTTCATTGCTGGCATGGCTGTCATAGTGGAT AAGCCCTGGTTCTACGACCTCCGGGAGGTGTGGAAGGGATACCCCATCCAG agcATGCTGCCCTCCCAGTACTGGTACTACATGATCGAGCTCTCCTTCTACTGGTCCCTGCTCTTCAGCATCGCCTCCGACGTCAAGCGCAAG GACTTCAAAGAGCAAATCATCCACCACGTGGCCACCATCATCCTCATCAGCTTCTCCTGGTTCGCCAACTACATCCGCGCTGGGACGCTCATCATGGCGCTGCACGACTCCTCGGATTATCTGCTGGAG tCGGCCAAGATGTTCAACTACGCCGGGTGGAGAAACACCTGCAACAACATCTTCATCGTCTTCGCCGCCGTCTTCATCGTCACCCGCCTGGTCATCCTGCCCTTCTG GATCATGCACTGCACCGTGTTTTATCCGCTGGATCTCTACCCCGCTTTCTTCGGTTACTACTTCTTCAACTTCATGATGATGGTGCTGCAGTCGCTGCACATCTTCTGGGCCTACCTCATCATCCGCATGGCCCAGAAGTTCATAACTGGAAAG GTGGTGGAGGACGAGCGGAGCGACCGCGAGGAGACCGACAActccgaggaggaggaggaggcggccaAGAACGGGCCCCTCTCCAACGGCCACCCGGTCCTCAACAACAACCACCGCAAAACCGACTGA